A genomic window from Candidatus Thiocaldithrix dubininis includes:
- a CDS encoding DNA polymerase III subunit chi, giving the protein MTRIDFYVGQTSSLRARLALAGKLVEKAHQRGMYVYIHTDSVVTTQRLDDYLWTLQDNISFIPHALAASQDQSTKILIGHDFEPMQHCDLLINLSNSIPAFFARFERLAEVLDQEESVLLAGRQRYQFYRDRGYTLNYHQLNQ; this is encoded by the coding sequence ATGACGCGTATTGACTTTTACGTAGGTCAAACCAGTAGCTTACGAGCAAGGCTAGCCCTTGCTGGTAAACTGGTTGAAAAGGCTCATCAACGTGGAATGTATGTTTATATTCATACAGATAGCGTTGTCACTACCCAACGCTTAGACGATTATCTCTGGACATTGCAAGATAATATCAGTTTTATCCCACACGCCTTAGCCGCTAGCCAAGATCAGAGTACTAAAATATTGATTGGACATGATTTTGAGCCAATGCAGCACTGCGATTTGCTGATTAATTTATCTAACAGTATTCCCGCATTTTTCGCCCGGTTTGAACGACTGGCTGAAGTCTTAGACCAAGAAGAGAGTGTATTGCTCGCTGGTCGCCAACGTTACCAATTTTATCGGGATCGCGGCTATACTTTAAACTATCACCAATTAAACCAATGA
- a CDS encoding pseudouridine synthase — translation MSIDYLYIDDSLLVIDKPSGLLSVPGRGEHKQDCALHRVQQDFPEALTVHRLDMDTSGILVLARGKAMERALSICFQQRQIYKRYEALATGQFVELNGEINLPLIADWPNRPRQMVSYELGKPSLTHYQVLEYLSELNASRVSLEPVTGRSHQLRVHLQALGHAILGDNLYASSEVLAQSPRLLLHASALALPHPVTQQRLQLNCPVPF, via the coding sequence GTGTCGATTGACTATCTCTATATTGATGACAGCCTGCTAGTGATTGATAAACCTAGCGGGTTGTTATCTGTACCGGGACGCGGCGAACATAAACAAGATTGTGCATTACATCGTGTCCAACAAGATTTTCCCGAAGCATTAACGGTACATCGCTTGGATATGGATACCTCGGGGATTTTGGTTTTGGCACGGGGTAAAGCAATGGAACGTGCTTTAAGCATTTGCTTTCAGCAACGCCAAATCTATAAGCGTTATGAAGCACTGGCGACGGGGCAATTTGTGGAATTAAACGGCGAAATCAATTTACCCTTAATTGCCGATTGGCCGAATCGCCCTCGCCAAATGGTATCGTATGAATTGGGTAAGCCTTCACTGACACATTACCAAGTGCTTGAGTATCTTAGCGAGCTAAATGCCAGCCGCGTGAGTTTAGAACCTGTCACCGGTCGTTCACATCAACTGAGGGTACATTTGCAAGCACTAGGGCATGCGATTTTAGGCGATAACTTATATGCTAGCAGTGAAGTGTTAGCGCAAAGCCCGCGTTTATTGCTACATGCCAGCGCTTTAGCCTTACCGCATCCGGTTACCCAACAGCGTCTACAACTGAACTGCCCAGTACCGTTTTAA
- a CDS encoding DUF349 domain-containing protein: MLASFFKPKWQHKDPKVRIQAINTLGGESVELIKLAQTDPDMEVRMEAIVRLTHLPTLIQLGHSAGSLGERAKQRVIGLAATDAHHDVLLADVFVWLNNPALIRSIARDATRGAKLRKHALEQLDDQDLLFDIAQADPSKDVQFLVASRLTDLEKIKQLDKLHGKGNKRLRQFLKDRLDQEQTKQHIQQQIENLCMDAASLGQKGSWGQEKTRTRILQQNWQKHAASATSEQSARFQAALDDFQQRLASFEDVESRVAPIRTARQDILNAAERQLNQLDTNPESFTLTTLDTELDSLKRLWAQQAELPAAEQALMDKRWAELQTQLQQLRNTLADDLKALEKLNALNEQANELRRQDKAVASKWVLGLQSDWVNAKRPQNLRRVMPDLEQSFNRAMEVLTARLDKQKAQRDSTLKALRDELQALETSLENEQYSEAIEQHQAFIQRLKETPDLPQSDYNFFQRRIQMLTPYIREIQDWRRWGTDQVRKQLIETAEHLRSDDEIDPQERAKQVQTLRQEWRKLSQLEPGQQRTLWKTFDSTVTAAYEPSKQHFAEQAQQRAEHLQQRTAICEQLEAVNSTTDWANPDWKALQNQVTAIRKQWKEAGTVSHKDWKSINERFNAAMDALEVYFKAERTRNWQARQQLVEQAQALVELQDTAKAIDAAKVLQGQWQISLASRPSDEQRLWKQFREPIDTLFNRLRDERQQRRDAINAQKAEVERIEAEKRQQELERKQQKIDALQALNAQSNAAKQEASDEATQHTNQTKGELLCLQLEVLLGLETPPDFQAARMEYQIAHLRDAMSSRKGNANPLAQALPLLKQWYGLGSMSAEALASQQPRVDAAQAVIAASF; the protein is encoded by the coding sequence ATGCTTGCGAGTTTTTTTAAGCCAAAATGGCAACACAAAGATCCTAAAGTCCGTATTCAAGCCATTAACACGTTGGGAGGCGAGAGCGTCGAGCTAATTAAGCTTGCGCAAACCGATCCCGATATGGAAGTGCGCATGGAGGCGATTGTGCGGCTAACGCATTTACCGACCTTGATACAATTAGGGCATAGCGCGGGTTCTTTGGGTGAACGGGCTAAACAGCGCGTGATTGGCTTGGCGGCGACGGATGCGCATCATGATGTCTTATTAGCGGATGTCTTTGTGTGGCTGAATAATCCTGCGTTAATTCGTAGCATTGCCCGCGATGCTACGCGTGGTGCGAAATTACGTAAGCACGCGCTGGAACAATTGGATGATCAAGACTTACTGTTTGATATTGCTCAAGCCGACCCGTCGAAAGATGTGCAATTTTTAGTGGCTAGCAGATTAACTGACTTAGAAAAAATTAAGCAGTTAGACAAATTACACGGTAAGGGCAACAAACGCTTACGCCAGTTTTTAAAAGATCGTTTAGATCAAGAACAAACCAAACAGCACATACAACAACAAATCGAAAACTTGTGTATGGATGCGGCAAGTTTGGGGCAGAAAGGTTCGTGGGGTCAGGAAAAAACCCGCACGCGTATCTTGCAACAAAACTGGCAAAAGCATGCAGCATCTGCCACTTCAGAACAAAGCGCTCGCTTTCAAGCTGCTTTAGACGACTTTCAACAGCGTTTAGCCAGCTTTGAAGATGTGGAAAGCCGTGTTGCCCCCATTCGGACCGCGCGTCAAGATATATTGAATGCCGCTGAACGCCAACTAAATCAACTGGATACCAATCCAGAAAGCTTTACACTAACTACGCTAGATACAGAATTAGACAGCTTAAAACGCTTGTGGGCGCAGCAAGCCGAATTGCCTGCGGCTGAACAAGCATTAATGGATAAACGTTGGGCAGAACTGCAAACGCAGCTACAACAATTACGTAATACCTTGGCGGATGATTTAAAAGCCTTGGAAAAACTCAATGCTTTAAATGAACAGGCTAATGAATTGCGGCGGCAAGATAAAGCCGTGGCGAGTAAATGGGTGTTAGGTTTGCAAAGTGATTGGGTCAATGCCAAGCGCCCGCAAAATTTACGCCGAGTGATGCCGGATTTAGAGCAAAGCTTTAATCGAGCAATGGAAGTGTTAACGGCGCGTTTAGATAAGCAAAAAGCGCAGCGTGACAGCACTTTGAAAGCCTTGCGTGATGAGTTACAAGCGTTAGAGACCAGCTTGGAAAATGAGCAATACAGCGAGGCGATTGAACAGCATCAGGCATTTATCCAACGTTTGAAAGAAACGCCGGATTTACCGCAGAGCGATTACAATTTCTTTCAACGGCGTATTCAAATGCTCACACCTTATATTCGGGAAATTCAAGATTGGAGGCGTTGGGGAACGGATCAAGTGCGTAAGCAGTTGATTGAAACTGCTGAACATTTGCGTTCAGATGATGAGATTGACCCGCAAGAACGCGCTAAACAAGTGCAAACTTTACGGCAAGAATGGCGTAAGTTATCGCAGCTTGAGCCGGGGCAACAACGCACGTTATGGAAAACCTTTGATAGCACGGTGACAGCCGCTTATGAACCCAGTAAGCAGCATTTTGCTGAGCAAGCGCAACAACGTGCGGAACATTTACAGCAGCGTACGGCGATTTGTGAGCAGTTGGAAGCGGTGAATAGCACAACCGATTGGGCGAATCCTGATTGGAAAGCTTTGCAAAATCAAGTAACTGCCATCCGCAAACAGTGGAAAGAGGCGGGTACGGTTAGCCATAAAGATTGGAAAAGCATTAACGAACGTTTTAATGCAGCGATGGATGCGTTAGAGGTTTATTTCAAAGCGGAACGCACGCGCAATTGGCAAGCCCGTCAGCAATTAGTTGAGCAAGCCCAAGCCTTAGTGGAGCTACAAGATACTGCTAAAGCAATTGATGCTGCTAAAGTTTTGCAAGGGCAATGGCAAATTAGCTTGGCGTCGCGCCCTTCAGACGAGCAACGTTTATGGAAGCAATTCCGTGAACCGATTGATACCTTATTCAATCGGTTGCGCGATGAGCGCCAACAACGCCGTGATGCAATTAATGCACAAAAAGCTGAAGTTGAACGAATTGAAGCCGAAAAACGCCAGCAAGAATTAGAACGTAAACAGCAGAAAATAGATGCATTGCAGGCGTTAAATGCACAATCCAACGCTGCTAAACAAGAAGCCTCGGATGAAGCTACGCAACACACCAACCAGACTAAAGGTGAGTTGCTTTGCTTACAATTGGAAGTGTTATTGGGTTTAGAGACTCCGCCCGACTTCCAAGCAGCCCGCATGGAATATCAAATTGCTCATTTACGTGACGCCATGAGTTCACGTAAAGGTAATGCTAATCCATTGGCACAAGCACTGCCTTTATTAAAACAATGGTATGGTTTGGGTTCAATGTCGGCTGAAGCCTTAGCCAGTCAGCAACCGCGGGTTGATGCCGCGCAAGCTGTGATTGCAGCCAGTTTTTAA
- the metG gene encoding methionine--tRNA ligase — protein MQPRKILVTCALPYANGNIHLGHMVEHIQTDIWVRFQRMRGHECYFVCADDAHGTPIMLRAQQEGITPEALIAQVYQDHTRDFKGFNISFDNYYSTHSDENKYFAEYIYKAARAKGHIATRTIRQAYDEQAQMFLPDRFIKGECPRCGAADQYGDNCEVCGATYAPTDLKNAVSAISGTKPVEKETQHYFFKLGDFENFLRDFLKSGAVQKEIANKQIEWFESDQGLSDWDVSRDAPYWGFKIPDTDDKYFYVWLDAPIGYLASFKNLCERDDIDFDSFWNVNSEAEVHHFIGKDIAYFHTLFWPALLEAADFRKPTAVNCHGFLTVNGAKMSKSRGTFIQAESYLKYLNPEYLRYYFASKLSNGVDDIDLSLEDFVARVNSDVVGKVVNIAARCSAFINKRFDNALSDLTDPALYQEFSAAAERIAELYESRRYNQAIREIMALADKANLYIDEYKPWVLAKSDETLPQVQAICTQGLNMFRALMVYLKPVMPQLVADAEAFLNAGALTWQSVATPLVNHRVNNFNPLMTRIDPKQIEAMIEDNKKAMPQTNTADAQPKPATQLEAVPLAPTISIDDFSKLDLRIAKIIKAAAVDGADKLVQLTLDIGGETRNVFAGIKAAYQPEDLEGRLTVMVANLAPRKMRFGVSEGMVLAAGSADGKALFLLNPDTGAQPGMRVK, from the coding sequence ATGCAACCAAGAAAAATATTAGTGACCTGTGCGTTGCCCTATGCCAATGGAAATATTCATTTAGGGCATATGGTGGAACATATTCAAACGGATATTTGGGTGCGGTTTCAACGGATGCGCGGGCACGAGTGCTATTTTGTGTGTGCGGATGATGCGCATGGTACGCCAATTATGTTACGCGCTCAGCAAGAAGGTATTACGCCCGAAGCCTTGATTGCCCAAGTGTATCAAGATCACACGCGTGATTTTAAAGGCTTTAATATTAGTTTTGATAATTACTACAGCACACATTCCGACGAAAATAAGTATTTTGCTGAGTATATTTATAAAGCAGCGCGGGCTAAAGGGCATATTGCCACGCGTACAATTCGTCAAGCGTATGATGAACAAGCACAAATGTTTTTGCCCGATCGTTTTATTAAAGGCGAATGCCCACGTTGTGGCGCAGCCGATCAATACGGTGATAATTGCGAAGTTTGTGGCGCGACTTATGCACCAACTGATTTAAAAAATGCGGTTTCCGCGATTTCTGGTACCAAACCTGTTGAAAAAGAAACGCAACACTACTTTTTTAAGTTAGGGGATTTTGAAAATTTCTTACGTGACTTTTTAAAAAGTGGCGCGGTGCAAAAAGAAATTGCCAATAAACAAATAGAATGGTTTGAATCCGATCAAGGTTTAAGTGATTGGGATGTCTCCCGAGATGCGCCTTATTGGGGTTTTAAAATTCCTGATACTGATGACAAATATTTTTATGTTTGGTTAGATGCACCGATTGGCTATTTAGCTAGTTTTAAAAATTTATGTGAACGCGATGATATAGATTTTGATAGTTTTTGGAATGTCAATTCTGAAGCGGAAGTTCACCATTTTATCGGTAAAGATATCGCATATTTTCATACGTTATTCTGGCCTGCTTTATTAGAAGCCGCCGATTTTCGTAAGCCGACAGCCGTTAACTGCCACGGCTTTTTAACCGTAAATGGCGCGAAAATGTCTAAATCGCGCGGTACATTTATTCAAGCGGAAAGTTATTTAAAATATTTAAACCCTGAATATTTACGTTATTACTTTGCCAGTAAACTAAGTAATGGGGTAGACGATATTGATTTAAGTCTTGAAGACTTTGTTGCAAGGGTTAACAGCGATGTTGTCGGTAAAGTTGTTAATATTGCTGCCCGTTGCTCTGCCTTTATTAATAAGCGGTTTGATAACGCATTATCCGATTTAACTGATCCAGCTTTATATCAAGAATTTAGTGCTGCCGCCGAGCGAATTGCCGAGTTATATGAAAGTCGTCGCTATAATCAGGCTATTCGTGAAATTATGGCACTAGCTGATAAAGCGAATTTGTATATTGATGAATATAAACCTTGGGTGTTGGCAAAATCAGATGAAACTTTGCCGCAAGTACAAGCGATTTGTACGCAAGGTTTAAATATGTTTCGTGCTTTAATGGTGTATTTAAAACCTGTTATGCCTCAATTGGTAGCCGATGCTGAAGCCTTTTTAAATGCAGGGGCATTAACTTGGCAGAGTGTGGCAACGCCATTAGTGAATCATCGAGTGAATAACTTTAATCCGCTGATGACGCGGATTGACCCCAAACAAATTGAAGCCATGATTGAGGACAATAAAAAAGCCATGCCACAAACGAATACAGCGGATGCGCAACCCAAACCAGCGACTCAGTTAGAGGCAGTGCCACTTGCGCCTACGATTTCGATTGATGATTTCAGTAAACTGGATTTGCGGATTGCTAAGATTATCAAAGCGGCAGCCGTGGACGGGGCGGATAAATTAGTGCAATTAACGCTGGATATTGGCGGTGAAACGCGTAATGTATTTGCAGGTATTAAAGCCGCTTACCAACCGGAAGATTTGGAAGGGCGCTTAACTGTAATGGTTGCGAACTTAGCGCCGCGTAAAATGCGGTTTGGTGTGTCAGAAGGAATGGTATTGGCAGCAGGTTCAGCGGATGGCAAAGCGTTATTCCTTCTGAATCCCGATACTGGTGCTCAACCCGGAATGCGCGTGAAATAA
- the guaA gene encoding glutamine-hydrolyzing GMP synthase, whose amino-acid sequence MSQNIHADRILILDFGSQYTQLIARRVREVGVYCEIYPWDVDADAVADFGAKGIILSGGPESVTDSEPPKAPDNVFSLGLPVLGICYGMQTMAAQLGGKVESSSHCEFGYAQVRARGHTTLLSNIEDHISPEGFGLLDVWMSHGDKVTEMPSGFKLMASTESAPIAGMADESRKLYALQFHPEVTHTKQGKRILQRFVKDICGCQGLWTTANIIEDSMRVVREKVGSDEVILGLSGGVDSSVVAALLHKAIGTQLTCVFVDTGLLRYREGDQVMAMFAEHMGVKVIRVDAEQRFLAALDGVTDPEAKRKIIGRLFIEIFDEESAKLTNAKWLAQGTIYPDVIESAGAKTGKAHLIKSHHNVGGLPKDMKLGLVEPLRELFKDEVRVMGVELGLPPEMVYRHPFPGPGLGVRILGEVKKEYADLLRLADHIFIEELRKHDLYDKTSQAFAVFLPVKSVGVTGDGRRYNYVIALRAVETIDFMTARWANLPYDFLDVVSRRIINEIKGVSRVVYDISGKPPATIEWE is encoded by the coding sequence ATGAGTCAAAATATTCATGCAGATCGTATCCTGATTTTGGATTTCGGTTCTCAGTACACGCAACTGATTGCGCGTCGTGTGCGCGAAGTAGGCGTTTATTGCGAAATTTATCCGTGGGATGTTGATGCCGACGCGGTAGCTGATTTCGGAGCAAAAGGCATTATTTTATCCGGCGGGCCTGAGTCCGTGACGGATAGTGAACCGCCTAAAGCGCCCGACAATGTGTTTAGCCTTGGTTTGCCAGTGTTAGGCATTTGTTACGGTATGCAAACTATGGCGGCGCAATTAGGTGGTAAGGTTGAATCCTCCAGCCATTGCGAATTTGGTTATGCACAAGTGCGAGCGCGCGGTCATACGACATTATTAAGCAATATCGAAGATCATATTTCGCCAGAAGGCTTTGGCTTGTTGGATGTGTGGATGTCACACGGCGACAAGGTTACGGAAATGCCCTCAGGCTTCAAGCTGATGGCCAGTACTGAATCCGCGCCGATTGCGGGTATGGCGGATGAAAGCCGTAAACTCTACGCGCTGCAATTTCACCCAGAAGTTACGCATACCAAACAAGGCAAACGTATTTTACAACGCTTTGTCAAAGACATTTGTGGCTGCCAAGGTTTATGGACAACCGCGAATATTATTGAAGACAGTATGCGCGTCGTTCGGGAAAAAGTCGGTAGCGATGAAGTCATTCTCGGCTTATCAGGTGGGGTGGATTCCTCTGTGGTTGCGGCGTTATTGCATAAAGCCATTGGCACTCAATTAACCTGTGTATTTGTTGATACGGGCTTATTGCGTTATCGCGAAGGCGATCAAGTCATGGCGATGTTTGCCGAACACATGGGCGTCAAAGTGATCCGCGTCGATGCGGAACAACGCTTTTTAGCCGCCCTAGACGGGGTAACCGACCCTGAAGCCAAGCGTAAAATCATCGGGCGTTTATTCATTGAAATTTTCGACGAAGAATCTGCCAAATTGACCAACGCTAAATGGTTAGCCCAAGGCACGATTTACCCGGATGTGATTGAATCAGCGGGGGCAAAAACTGGCAAAGCGCATTTAATTAAATCGCATCACAATGTAGGTGGCTTGCCTAAAGACATGAAATTGGGCTTAGTCGAACCTTTACGCGAATTGTTCAAAGACGAAGTACGCGTGATGGGGGTCGAGCTGGGTTTACCGCCGGAAATGGTGTATCGCCATCCGTTTCCAGGTCCTGGTTTAGGCGTGCGAATCTTAGGTGAAGTGAAAAAAGAATATGCGGATTTGCTGCGTTTAGCCGACCATATTTTCATTGAAGAACTGCGTAAACATGATCTATACGACAAAACCTCTCAAGCCTTTGCCGTCTTCCTACCGGTTAAATCTGTTGGAGTAACCGGCGATGGGCGGCGTTATAATTATGTAATTGCCTTGCGTGCGGTCGAAACCATTGATTTCATGACCGCCCGTTGGGCCAATTTACCTTACGATTTCTTAGATGTGGTGTCTCGCCGTATTATTAATGAAATCAAAGGTGTGTCTCGTGTGGTTTATGATATTTCTGGCAAACCACCCGCCACGATTGAGTGGGAGTAA
- the guaB gene encoding IMP dehydrogenase: MRILQEALTFDDVLLIPAHSTVLPADANLQAPLTRGIMLNIPLLSSAMDTVTEARLAIALAQEGGIGIIHKNMSIQAQADQVRQVKKYESGMIKDPITVSPNTTIREVLELTKAHKISGVPVVEGEDLVGIVTGRDLRFEINFDQPVSTIMTPKERLVTVEEGASKGRIRKLLHTHRIEKVLVVNDKFQLRGLITVKDIQKSTDFPNACKDDQGRLLVGAAVGVGYGTEDRVKALVEAGVDVVVVDTAHGHSQGVLDRVRWVKQSFPQVQVIGGNIATGAAALALVEAGADAVKVGIGPGSICTTRIVAGVGVPQISAIMNVAEALKNTGVPLIADGGIRYSGDVSKAIAAGAHTVMLGGMFAGTEEAPGEVELYQGRSYKSYRGMGSLGAMAKGSSDRYFQDGSENAADKLVPEGIEGRVPYKGPLAPIVHQLMGGVRASMGYVGCKDLDEMRSKPQFVRISSAGMRESHVHDVTITKEAPNYRA; this comes from the coding sequence ATGCGTATTCTTCAGGAAGCTCTCACTTTCGATGACGTTCTATTAATCCCTGCGCATTCGACTGTTCTCCCGGCTGACGCTAATCTGCAAGCCCCCCTTACTCGCGGCATTATGTTAAACATTCCTTTACTGTCTTCAGCAATGGATACCGTAACGGAAGCCCGTTTAGCGATTGCCTTAGCGCAAGAAGGTGGTATTGGTATTATTCACAAAAACATGAGCATTCAAGCCCAAGCGGATCAAGTGCGTCAGGTGAAAAAATACGAAAGTGGCATGATTAAAGATCCAATTACCGTGTCGCCCAATACCACGATTCGCGAAGTGTTGGAATTAACCAAAGCGCATAAAATTTCGGGTGTACCCGTGGTGGAAGGCGAAGATTTGGTAGGGATTGTGACCGGACGTGATTTGCGTTTTGAAATCAATTTTGATCAGCCCGTAAGTACGATTATGACGCCTAAAGAGCGCTTAGTAACCGTAGAAGAGGGTGCAAGCAAAGGGCGCATTCGCAAATTATTGCATACCCACCGCATTGAAAAAGTGCTGGTAGTGAATGATAAATTCCAGTTACGCGGCTTAATTACGGTTAAGGATATTCAAAAATCCACCGACTTCCCGAATGCGTGTAAAGACGATCAAGGGCGTTTATTAGTCGGTGCTGCGGTTGGTGTCGGTTACGGGACAGAAGATCGCGTGAAAGCCTTAGTCGAAGCGGGCGTAGATGTGGTGGTGGTCGATACCGCACACGGTCATTCACAAGGGGTATTGGATCGGGTGCGTTGGGTTAAACAAAGCTTTCCACAAGTGCAAGTAATTGGCGGTAATATTGCCACAGGGGCAGCCGCTTTAGCCTTAGTTGAAGCCGGTGCAGACGCGGTGAAAGTGGGTATCGGCCCGGGTTCAATTTGTACCACCCGTATTGTTGCTGGGGTCGGTGTGCCACAAATTTCTGCCATTATGAATGTGGCGGAAGCATTGAAAAATACTGGCGTACCGTTAATTGCAGACGGTGGTATTCGCTATTCGGGCGATGTGTCTAAAGCGATTGCAGCAGGCGCACATACGGTGATGTTAGGCGGTATGTTTGCCGGTACAGAAGAAGCACCGGGCGAAGTCGAGTTATATCAAGGGCGTTCGTATAAATCCTATCGGGGGATGGGGTCATTGGGTGCAATGGCGAAAGGCTCAAGCGACCGTTATTTCCAAGACGGTTCAGAAAATGCGGCGGATAAACTAGTACCCGAAGGTATTGAAGGTCGCGTACCGTACAAAGGCCCGTTAGCGCCTATCGTGCATCAATTAATGGGCGGGGTGCGTGCCAGTATGGGCTATGTCGGCTGTAAAGATTTAGATGAAATGCGTAGCAAGCCACAATTTGTGCGTATTTCCAGTGCAGGTATGCGGGAATCGCATGTGCACGATGTCACCATTACTAAAGAAGCTCCAAACTACCGGGCATAA
- a CDS encoding DUF2189 domain-containing protein has translation MEAYVPKPENENPRRHADQLFDAYEVNTVPLSSISRWLKFGWDDLMANPKASLPYGLIFALGGILVNLIMYNDPVFVVAATAGFLLMGPFLATGEYDISRELESGRKISFVQSMKAVSKNSVSFGIYAIFLGLIIVFWVRIAAVITGLFFHNVDVQQESFWGMWQSMVDMPQGPLYAFIFLGVGFLFAAVVYVTGVVTPQLLLDRKVDIVTAASTSVRAVMKSPATFALWAVVISAITGLGLLTFDLGLIITMPWISHASWHLYREVVTTRKEIPKEPL, from the coding sequence ATGGAAGCTTATGTTCCTAAACCCGAGAATGAAAATCCCCGACGGCATGCTGATCAATTATTTGATGCGTATGAAGTAAACACCGTTCCCTTATCCTCGATTAGCCGCTGGTTAAAATTTGGTTGGGACGATTTGATGGCAAACCCCAAAGCCAGTTTACCTTACGGCTTAATCTTCGCACTGGGCGGGATTTTAGTTAACTTGATTATGTATAACGACCCTGTATTTGTGGTGGCAGCAACGGCAGGTTTTTTATTAATGGGACCGTTTCTAGCGACGGGTGAATATGATATTAGCCGCGAATTAGAAAGTGGGCGTAAAATCAGCTTTGTACAATCCATGAAAGCCGTTTCCAAAAACTCGGTAAGTTTTGGCATTTACGCCATCTTTCTGGGTTTAATTATCGTCTTTTGGGTCAGAATTGCGGCAGTTATTACCGGCTTGTTCTTTCATAACGTAGATGTTCAGCAGGAATCTTTTTGGGGTATGTGGCAAAGCATGGTAGATATGCCACAAGGGCCTCTTTATGCCTTCATTTTTCTTGGCGTTGGTTTTTTATTCGCTGCTGTGGTTTATGTTACAGGTGTGGTAACACCGCAATTATTATTAGACCGCAAAGTTGACATTGTAACCGCTGCCAGTACTAGTGTTCGCGCAGTTATGAAAAGCCCTGCTACGTTTGCATTATGGGCAGTGGTCATTTCTGCCATTACAGGCTTGGGATTATTAACCTTTGACTTAGGCTTAATTATTACCATGCCGTGGATTAGCCATGCAAGCTGGCATTTATACCGTGAAGTGGTCACCACTCGCAAAGAAATTCCCAAAGAACCGTTGTAA
- a CDS encoding calcium/sodium antiporter has product MLWYVLAVLSGLALLVWSADKFVDGAASTAKYAGMPPLLIGMVVVGFGTSAPEMVVSAIAALNGNSSLALGNAYGSNIFNIGLILGVTAILSPIAVRSNIVHKELPILVAITLFSGWLIFDGVISGYDALALLVVFAGLMSWSIYAGLRSKRDALATEFTEDLAEQSPMSLKLSLFWVSAGLLLLILSSRLLVWGAVNIAQSLGVSDLIIGLTIVAAGTSLPELATSIISVRKNEHDIALGNILGSNLFNTLAVVGIAAAIQPITVEAIVLHRDWLVMLGMTVALFIMAFGFKQRGYLTRVEGSLLLAGFLAYNAWLLSSL; this is encoded by the coding sequence ATGCTTTGGTACGTGCTTGCGGTGTTAAGCGGTTTAGCCTTATTAGTCTGGAGCGCTGATAAATTTGTGGATGGCGCAGCCTCGACTGCTAAATATGCGGGTATGCCTCCTTTATTAATCGGTATGGTCGTGGTTGGCTTTGGTACATCTGCCCCCGAAATGGTCGTTTCAGCCATTGCCGCCTTAAATGGCAATTCTTCGCTAGCCTTAGGTAATGCTTATGGTTCTAACATTTTTAATATTGGTTTAATTCTTGGTGTAACTGCCATACTTAGCCCGATTGCCGTGCGCTCTAATATCGTGCATAAAGAATTACCGATTTTAGTTGCCATTACGCTGTTCAGTGGTTGGCTCATATTCGACGGCGTAATTAGCGGCTACGATGCCTTAGCCTTGCTCGTCGTGTTTGCGGGTTTAATGAGTTGGTCTATTTATGCAGGCTTACGCAGCAAACGGGATGCACTTGCCACTGAATTTACCGAAGATTTAGCAGAGCAATCCCCCATGAGCTTAAAACTGTCATTGTTTTGGGTGAGCGCTGGCTTACTTCTTTTGATTCTAAGTTCGCGTTTATTAGTGTGGGGAGCAGTGAATATTGCGCAAAGCTTAGGCGTAAGTGATTTAATCATTGGTTTAACCATTGTCGCTGCTGGCACGTCTTTACCTGAACTAGCCACGTCGATTATTTCGGTGCGCAAAAACGAACACGACATTGCATTGGGCAATATTCTTGGTTCAAACCTGTTTAATACGCTGGCGGTAGTAGGAATTGCAGCGGCAATTCAACCTATTACAGTAGAAGCGATTGTGCTACATCGTGACTGGTTAGTCATGTTGGGTATGACCGTTGCCTTATTTATTATGGCATTCGGCTTTAAACAACGAGGCTACCTAACTCGAGTGGAAGGTAGCCTGTTATTGGCTGGATTCCTTGCTTACAACGCGTGGTTATTGTCTAGTTTATAA